In a single window of the Scophthalmus maximus strain ysfricsl-2021 chromosome 18, ASM2237912v1, whole genome shotgun sequence genome:
- the tbpl1 gene encoding TATA box-binding protein-like 1 isoform X2: MDSSNDEALDIIITNVVATFRTRCHLNLRTIALEGINVIYKPDMGKVLMKLRKPKITASIWSSGKIICTGATSEDDAKVGARRLARTLQKLGFKVRFSAFKVVNVLAVCSMPFAIRLIDFTKKNRPIARRAISKAHFKVCNKETKWPG; encoded by the exons ATGGATTCCAGCAACGATGAGGCACTTGACATCATTATCACCAACGTGGTCGCGACCTTCAGGACCAGGTGCCACCTCAACTTGCGCACCATCGCCCTAGAGGGAATCAACGTCATCTATAAGCCGGATATGGGG AAAGTCCTGATGAAGCTTCGCAAACCCAAGATAACGGCCTCAATTTGGTCGTCGGGGAAAATCATCTGCACTGGAGCAACAAG CGAGGATGACGCTAAAGTGGGTGCCCGCAGGTTAGCACGCACTCTGCAGAAACTGGGCTTCAAG GTTAGGTTTTCAGCCTTCAAAGTGGTGAATGTGTTGGCAGTGTGCTCCATGCCCTTTGCAATCCGCCTCATCGACTTCACTAAGAAAAACCGACCCATTGCTAG aagagCCATTTCTAAGGCACATTTCAAAGTGTGtaacaaagagacaaagtggCCAGGTtga
- the tcf21 gene encoding transcription factor 21 translates to MSTGSLSDVDDELLDGILKFGSSGKDSNESTTEEEEEEEEEESSNCEGPCANDGRRKAPGKKRKTASRKTASSKGEAPQEGKQVQRNAANARERARMRVLSKAFSRLKTALPWVPSDTKLSKLDTLRLASSYISHLRQILANDKYEKGYIHPVNLTWPFMVAGKPENELKEMLNTTRLCGTTAS, encoded by the exons ATGTCCACCGGGTCTCTCAGCGACGTCGACGACGAGCTCCTGGACGGCATCCTGAAGTTCGGCTCCTCCGGCAAAGACTCCAACGAGAGcacgacggaggaggaggaggaggaggaggaggaggagagctccaACTGCGAGGGGCCTTGCGCAAACGACGGGCGGAGGAAGGCGCCCggcaagaagaggaagacagcCTCGCGGAAGACGGCGTCCAGTAAGGGCGAGGCTCCGCAGGAGGGCAAGCAGGTGCAGAGGAACGCGGCCAACGCCCGGGAGAGGGCCCGGATGCGCGTCCTGTCCAAAGCCTTCTCCCGGCTGAAGACCGCCCTGCCCTGGGTACCCTCGGACACCAAGCTCTCCAAGCTGGACACGCTGCGCCTGGCGTCCAGCTACATCTCGCACCTCCGCCAGATACTGGCCAACGACAAATACGAGAAGGGATATATCCACCCTGTGAACCTG ACGTGGCCTTTCATGGTCGCGGGTAAACCGGAGAACGAGCTGAAGGAGATGCTGAACACAACGAGGTTATGCGGAACAACGGCGTCCTGA
- the slc2a12 gene encoding solute carrier family 2, facilitated glucose transporter member 12 translates to MDVDSGNKKMTSCLTGSFSSETQKPAPPRGTGCSWLVVVAAVAASLSGLMLGYEMGLTSGVLLQLRGLLSLSCREQELLVSSHLLGALLMCLAGGPVLDRYGRRCSLLLSAALVVAGTVLLIAVMSLVALTLGRVIVGMGTALSGTAACLYIAEISPRERRGLLVTLYELLLVVGVMLGFSCSYAFATLPHGWVYTFGLVIPPALLQIGALLFLPCSPRFLVTRGKVEQAKTVLARLRGGAKEQVEAELMDIQTGLKQESEHSVFELFSSKANLRSRVLIGVALVFLQQATGQPNILSYASPLLRSVGFNSDAAATLASTGFGVVKVVATIPAVLLVDRVGTKSFLCVGALAMGISLAVLGTLTLQSHTHLTSLCKSHTVPNDTHTPWDLNWTSADLGNGDIFSTRLPGHWNSEEPQKTNVEDDRIGESGGGSTQVEVSPSLKWASLISLLVYVAAFSIGLGPMVYVVLSEIFPMGVRGRAVSVVSAVNWATNLLISMTFLTLTEKIGVPNVMFLYSAMSFVLLVFVILCVPETKGRTLEEISKELAKKKHCPGGLCRQHQPQESLISDITTREMPVDI, encoded by the exons ATGGACGTCGACAGTGGGAACAAGAAGATGACCTCTTGCCTCACAGGCAGCTTCTCGTCCGAAACCCAGAAACCAGCCCCACCCAGAggcacag GCTGCAGCTGGCTGGTGGTGGTAGCAGCTGTAGCGGCCTCCCTCAGTGGCCTGATGCTGGGCTATGAAATGGGCCTGACCTCCGGCGTCCTGCTGCAGCTACGCGgactcctctccctctcctgccggGAACAGGAACTGCTGGTCAGCTCCCACCTGCTTGGCGCCCTCCTCATGTGCCTCGCCGGAGGTCCTGTTCTGGATCGCTACGGCCGCCGCTGCTCTTTGCTGCTGAGCGCCGCCCTGGTGGTGGCGGGGACTGTTCTGCTCATTGCTGTCATGTCGCTTGTCGCGCTCACTCTGGGCCGAGTGATCGTCGGCATGGGGACAGCGCTGTCGGGGACAGCGGCGTGTCTGTACATTGCAGAGATCTCtccgagggagaggaggggtctGCTGGTGACGCTATATGAGCTGCTGTTGGTTGTGGGTGTAATGCTGGGATTCAGCTGCAGCTACGCCTTCGCCACTCTGCCCCACGGCTGGGTGTATACGTTTGGACTCGTGATCCCCCCAGCACTGCTGCAAATAGGTGCACTTTTGTTCCTCCCATGCAGCCCACGCTTCCTAGTCACTCGTGGCAAAGTGGAGCAGGCCAAGACAGTGCTGGCCAGACTGAGGGGTGGAGCTAAGGAGCAGGTAGAGGCGGAGCTCATGGACATCCAGACTGGACTAAAACAGGAATCGGAGCACAGCGTCTTTGAGTTGTTCAGTTCCAAGGCCAACCTACGTTCACGGGTACTAATAGGTGTGGCTTTAGTTTTCCTCCAGCAGGCTACTGGTCAGCCTAACATCCTCTCCTATGCTTCACCACTCCTGCGCAGCGTTGGCTTCAACAGTGATGCTGCAGCAACCTTGGCGTCCACAGGTTTCGGAGTGGTCAAAGTAGTCGCCACCATCCCCGCTGTGTTGCTGGTCGACCGCGTGGGAACTAAAAGCTTTTTGTGCGTGGGCGCCCTTGCAATGGGAATCTCGCTGGCTGTGCTCGGTACACTAACGCTACAAAGCCACACGCACCTCACCAGTCTGTGTAAAAGTCACACTGTACCAAACGACACGCACACCCCGTGGGATTTAAACTGGACCTCTGCAGACTTGGGCAACGGTGACATTTTTTCTACTCGCCTCCCCGGCCACTGGAACAGTGAAGAGCCACAGAAGACTAACGTAGAGGATGACAGGATCGGGGAGTCTGGGGGAGGAAGTACTCAAGTAGAGGTGTCTCCCTCTCTGAAGTGGGCATCATTGATCAGCTTGCTGGTGTATGTGGCAGCTTTCTCCATTGGCCTCGGGCCAA tGGTGTACGTGGTTCTCAGTGAGATCTTTCCAATGGGAGTCCGAGGCCGAGCTGTGTCTGTGGTGTCGGCTGTAAACTGGGCCACGAACCTGCTCATCTCCATGACCTTCCTCACACTCACTg AAAAGATTGGTGTTCCCAATGTGATGTTCCTCTACTCCGCCATGAGCTTTGTTCTCCTGGTGTTTGTCATCCTCTGTGTCCCTGAAACCAAAGGTCGCACGCTGGAGGAGATATCCAAAGAACTGGCCAAGAA GAAGCATTGCCCGGGGGGTCTCTGCAGGCAGCATCAGCCTCAGGAGAGTCTgatcagtgacatcacaaccCGGGAGATGCCAGTGGACATCTGA
- the tbpl1 gene encoding TATA box-binding protein-like 1 isoform X1: MDSSNDEALDIIITNVVATFRTRCHLNLRTIALEGINVIYKPDMGKVLMKLRKPKITASIWSSGKIICTGATSEDDAKVGARRLARTLQKLGFKVRFSAFKVVNVLAVCSMPFAIRLIDFTKKNRPIASYEPELHPAATYRIKHIKATIQVFSTGSITVTGPNVQNVASAVEQVYPLLFECQKPRCK, translated from the exons ATGGATTCCAGCAACGATGAGGCACTTGACATCATTATCACCAACGTGGTCGCGACCTTCAGGACCAGGTGCCACCTCAACTTGCGCACCATCGCCCTAGAGGGAATCAACGTCATCTATAAGCCGGATATGGGG AAAGTCCTGATGAAGCTTCGCAAACCCAAGATAACGGCCTCAATTTGGTCGTCGGGGAAAATCATCTGCACTGGAGCAACAAG CGAGGATGACGCTAAAGTGGGTGCCCGCAGGTTAGCACGCACTCTGCAGAAACTGGGCTTCAAG GTTAGGTTTTCAGCCTTCAAAGTGGTGAATGTGTTGGCAGTGTGCTCCATGCCCTTTGCAATCCGCCTCATCGACTTCACTAAGAAAAACCGACCCATTGCTAG ttacgAACCAGAGCTCCATCCGGCTGCCACCTACAGGATCAAACACATCAAGGCCACCATCCAAGTGTTTTCAACGGGCAGCATCACAGTTACag GACCCAATGTGCAAAATGTTGCCAGTGCCGTGGAGCAAGTCTATCCTCTCCTGTTTGAGTGTCAGAAACCTCGCTGCAAATAA